Proteins encoded together in one Glandiceps talaboti chromosome 11, keGlaTala1.1, whole genome shotgun sequence window:
- the LOC144442456 gene encoding mannose-P-dolichol utilization defect 1 protein homolog: MAATSSFEKLALLILPENCYDEFFVKFNFLDVPCLKTAISKGLGAIIILGSVIVKLPQIMKILSAKSGKGISMVSIIFEMAAISATWSYSVGNGFPFSAWGEAFFLAVQTTLIGALCLQFNGKTALAGVFIVTYCCIMFVLLSGAVPLEALAVLQSMNILLVIISRMTQAYSNYSSGHTGQLSLITFTLLFLGAVARIFTSIQETGGDPLIVATYCASTTCNGIIVSQILYYSSAKTKTE; encoded by the exons ATGGCTGCGACCAGTTCGTTTGAGAAGTTGGCGTTACTTATCTTGCCAGAGAACTGTTACGATGAATTTTTCGTCAAGTTTAATTTCCTAGATG TGCCATGTCTGAAGACAGCCATCAGCAAAGGCCTGGGAGCTATTATTATTTTAGGATCTGTCATAG TAAAGCTACCACAGATTATGAAAATACTATCAGCTAAAAGTGGTAAAGGTATAAGTATGGTCAGCATCATATTTGAAATGGCTGCCATATCAGCAACATGGTCCTACAGTGTAGGCAATGGATTCCCATTTTC AGCCTGGGGTGAAGCTTTCTTCTTAGCTGTTCAGACCACTCTTATCGGGGCTTTGTGTCTACAGTTCAATGGAAAGACAGCATTAGCAGGAGTATTTATAGTAACATACTGCTGTATAATGTTTGTACTGCTATCTGGTGCAGTTCCACTCGAAGCCCTGGCAGTTCTACAGTCCATGAATATATTACTAGTTATTATAAGCAGG ATGACCCAGGCATACAGTAACTATAGCAGTGGACACACTGGACAGTTGTCTCTGATCACATTCACGCTGCTATTCCTGGGTGCTGTCGCCAGGATCTTCACGTCAATCCAGGAAACCGGCGGTGATCCTTTAATTGTAGCCACTTACTGTGCTTCTACTACTTGTAATGGAATCATTGTATCCCAGATTTTGTACTACTCCAGTGCTAAAACCAAGACGGAATAG